From the Leucobacter denitrificans genome, one window contains:
- the fusA gene encoding elongation factor G, which produces MAQDVLTDLSKVRNIGIMAHIDAGKTTTTERILFYTGVNHKLGETHDGGATTDWMEQEKERGITITSAAVTCFWNNNQINIIDTPGHVDFTVEVERSLRVLDGAVAVFDGKEGVEPQSETVWRQADKYGVPRICFVNKMDKMGADFYFTVDTIINRLGAKPLVMQLPIGSESDFTGVVDLLTMKAFVWEGDSKGDVTLGANYETQEIPADLQARAEEYRAKLVETVAETDDELLEKFFGGEELTIDEIKGGIRKLVVNNEIYPVYCGSAFKNRGIQPMLDAVVDFLPNPLDVGAIEAHDPRDESVVIERKPNADDPFSALAFKVAVHPFFGRLTYVRVYSGHAESGAQVINSTKGKKERIGKIFQMHANKENPVDSLTAGNIYAVIGLKDTTTGDTLSDANNQVVLESMTFPEPVIEVAIEPKTKGDQEKLSLAIQKLAEEDPTFRVSLNPETGQTVIAGMGELHLDILVDRMKREFKVEANVGKPQVAYRETIRKTVPKYDYTHKKQTGGSGQFAKVQISLAPLEADSEKIYEFEDKVTGGRVPREYIPSVDAGIQDAMEYGILAGFPVVGVKAQLLDGQYHDVDSSEMAFKIAGSMAFKEAARMAQPVLLEPMMAVEVRTPEEYMGDVIGDLNSRRGQIQAMEDASGVKVVRALVPLSEMFGYIGDLRSKTSGRAVFSMTFDSYAEVPKAVADEIVQKAKGE; this is translated from the coding sequence AGGAGAAGGAGCGCGGCATCACGATCACGTCTGCCGCCGTGACCTGTTTCTGGAACAACAACCAGATCAACATCATCGACACCCCCGGCCACGTTGACTTCACCGTTGAGGTGGAGCGCTCGCTCCGCGTTCTCGACGGTGCAGTTGCTGTGTTCGACGGTAAAGAGGGTGTTGAGCCTCAGTCGGAGACCGTGTGGCGCCAGGCAGACAAGTACGGCGTTCCCCGTATCTGCTTTGTCAACAAAATGGACAAGATGGGTGCTGACTTCTACTTCACGGTAGACACGATCATCAACCGTCTCGGCGCAAAGCCGCTCGTGATGCAGCTTCCGATCGGCTCGGAGTCTGACTTCACCGGTGTCGTTGACCTTCTGACGATGAAGGCATTCGTGTGGGAAGGCGATTCGAAGGGTGACGTTACCCTCGGCGCAAACTACGAGACTCAGGAAATCCCTGCAGACCTGCAGGCGAGGGCCGAAGAGTACCGTGCAAAGCTCGTTGAGACTGTCGCTGAGACCGACGATGAGTTGCTCGAGAAGTTCTTCGGTGGCGAAGAGCTCACGATCGACGAGATCAAGGGCGGCATCCGCAAGCTTGTTGTGAACAACGAGATCTACCCGGTCTACTGTGGTTCTGCATTCAAGAACCGCGGCATCCAGCCGATGCTCGACGCAGTCGTTGACTTCCTCCCGAACCCGCTTGACGTGGGTGCGATCGAGGCTCACGATCCCCGTGACGAGTCAGTCGTTATCGAGCGCAAGCCGAATGCAGACGATCCGTTCTCGGCACTCGCGTTCAAGGTTGCTGTGCACCCGTTCTTCGGTCGCCTCACCTACGTTCGCGTCTACTCGGGTCACGCTGAGTCTGGTGCTCAGGTCATCAACTCGACCAAGGGCAAGAAGGAGCGCATCGGAAAGATCTTCCAGATGCACGCCAACAAGGAGAACCCTGTTGACTCGCTCACCGCTGGCAACATCTACGCGGTTATCGGCCTGAAGGACACCACCACAGGTGACACCCTTTCAGACGCGAATAACCAGGTTGTTCTCGAGTCGATGACCTTCCCAGAACCCGTGATCGAGGTGGCTATTGAGCCCAAGACCAAGGGTGATCAGGAGAAGCTTTCGCTCGCTATTCAGAAGCTTGCTGAAGAGGACCCAACCTTCCGCGTGAGCCTCAACCCGGAGACCGGTCAGACCGTGATCGCGGGTATGGGTGAGCTTCACCTCGACATCCTTGTGGATCGCATGAAGCGTGAATTCAAGGTCGAGGCGAATGTTGGTAAGCCTCAGGTTGCGTACCGCGAAACGATCCGCAAGACCGTTCCGAAGTACGACTACACCCACAAGAAGCAGACCGGTGGATCGGGCCAGTTCGCAAAGGTTCAGATCTCGCTCGCTCCGCTCGAGGCAGACAGCGAAAAGATTTACGAGTTCGAGGACAAGGTGACCGGTGGTCGCGTTCCTCGCGAGTACATCCCATCTGTCGATGCCGGTATCCAAGACGCAATGGAGTACGGTATCCTCGCAGGCTTCCCTGTTGTGGGCGTGAAGGCTCAGCTGCTTGACGGCCAGTACCACGACGTTGACTCGTCGGAAATGGCCTTCAAGATCGCTGGTTCGATGGCGTTCAAGGAAGCGGCTCGTATGGCACAGCCTGTGCTGCTCGAGCCAATGATGGCCGTCGAGGTTCGTACGCCTGAGGAGTACATGGGCGACGTTATCGGCGACCTCAACTCACGCCGTGGCCAGATTCAGGCCATGGAAGACGCAAGTGGTGTCAAGGTCGTACGCGCCCTTGTCCCACTGTCAGAGATGTTCGGGTACATTGGTGACCTTCGGTCGAAGACCAGTGGTCGTGCCGTGTTCTCGATGACCTTCGATTCCTACGCTGAGGTGCCGAAGGCCGTGGCCGATGAGATCGTTCAGAAGGCTAAGGGCGAGTAA
- the tuf gene encoding elongation factor Tu → MAKAKFERTKPHVNIGTIGHVDHGKTTLTAAISKTLADKFPSDVNVQRDFATIDSAPEERQRGITINISHVEYETDKRHYAHVDAPGHADYIKNMITGAAQMDGAILVVAATDGMMAQTKEHILLAKQVGVPYLLVALNKCDQVDDEEILELVEMEVREELSKQGYPGDDVPVVRVSGYQALQGEEKWVNSVLELMQAVDDNIPDPVRDKDKPFLMPVEDVFTITGRGTVVTGRAERGTLKINSEVEIVGLRPTQKTTVTGIEMFHKQLDEAWAGENCGLLLRGTKREDVERGQVVVAPGSITPHTKFEGTAYILKKEEGGRHNPFETNYRPQFYFRTTDVTGVITLPEDKPMVMPGDTTDMVVELIQPIAMEDGLGFAIREGGRTVGAGTVTKVVE, encoded by the coding sequence GTGGCGAAGGCCAAGTTCGAGCGGACCAAGCCGCACGTAAACATCGGTACGATTGGTCACGTTGACCACGGTAAGACGACTCTTACCGCAGCGATCTCGAAGACGCTTGCCGACAAGTTCCCGTCTGACGTGAACGTGCAGCGCGACTTCGCGACCATCGACTCGGCTCCAGAGGAGCGCCAGCGCGGTATTACCATCAACATCTCGCACGTTGAGTACGAGACCGACAAGCGCCACTACGCGCACGTTGATGCACCAGGCCACGCTGACTACATCAAGAACATGATCACCGGTGCTGCTCAGATGGACGGCGCGATCCTCGTGGTTGCTGCTACTGACGGCATGATGGCTCAGACCAAGGAGCACATCCTCCTTGCAAAGCAGGTTGGTGTTCCTTACCTTCTCGTTGCACTCAACAAGTGCGACCAGGTCGACGACGAGGAAATCCTCGAGCTCGTCGAGATGGAGGTCCGCGAGGAGCTCTCGAAGCAGGGCTACCCCGGAGACGACGTTCCAGTTGTTCGCGTGTCGGGCTACCAGGCACTCCAGGGCGAAGAGAAGTGGGTTAACTCCGTTCTCGAGCTCATGCAGGCTGTTGACGACAACATCCCCGATCCAGTGCGTGACAAGGACAAGCCGTTCCTCATGCCTGTTGAGGACGTGTTCACCATCACCGGTCGTGGCACCGTTGTTACGGGCCGTGCCGAGCGTGGCACCCTGAAGATCAACTCTGAGGTTGAGATCGTTGGTCTCCGCCCAACTCAGAAGACCACCGTCACCGGTATCGAGATGTTCCACAAGCAGCTCGACGAAGCATGGGCTGGCGAGAACTGTGGCCTTCTGCTCCGCGGCACCAAGCGTGAAGACGTTGAGCGCGGCCAGGTTGTTGTTGCACCGGGTTCGATCACCCCTCACACCAAGTTCGAGGGAACCGCCTACATCCTGAAGAAGGAAGAGGGTGGCCGTCACAACCCGTTCGAGACGAACTACCGTCCGCAGTTCTACTTCCGTACGACTGACGTGACCGGTGTTATCACCCTTCCCGAGGACAAGCCAATGGTTATGCCTGGCGACACCACCGACATGGTTGTTGAGCTGATTCAGCCAATCGCTATGGAAGATGGCCTCGGCTTCGCGATCCGTGAGGGTGGCCGCACCGTCGGCGCCGGCACGGTGACCAAGGTTGTTGAGTAA
- a CDS encoding polysaccharide biosynthesis protein, with product MRKPASGRLAHFVDTYGGLFLLDAVAWAIGIIVALVLRFDFGFQRIHWGWTLAVIGVAVILQLIGGWAFWIYRSRYAIGSFDEVRALVLNVTAVTVVTWVFAYLVGYGNGIPRSTLIIAAPITFTFMGVVRYLFRETAERNLKPARAERILLYGSGYLGVQTAKRLLTDAKSSYLPVGFLDDDPAKRNQEVRGVKVLGSIDDLERAVRSTAATSVLVCIGDADAAMLRRLDASADKLGINVMVLPPLDQLLNNSASLSNVRELSIEDIIGRHPVRLDTTSIADYLQGKRVLVTGAGGSIGSELCRQLVNFAPAELIMLDRDETALQEAQISIVGHGLLDTKDVVLADIRDEKTLKDIFCDRKPEVVFHAAALKHLPMLEQYPDEAWKTNVLGTLNVLNAARAANVGTFVNVSTDKAANPTSVLGHSKRVAEKLTGWMAGETGGRYLSVRFGNVLGSRGSMLPTFRHLIEKGGPVTVTHPDATRFFMTIPEASQLVIQAGGIGRPGEVLILDMGEPVRILDVAKRMIAQSGKNIEIVFTGLRHGEKLHEVLTGDGEGDERPFHPKISHAHIGVISPNILDHEGWIARMDLTKEAEGRVH from the coding sequence GTGCGGAAGCCTGCGAGTGGCCGTCTGGCTCATTTCGTTGATACCTATGGAGGGCTTTTCCTCCTCGACGCGGTCGCTTGGGCGATCGGTATCATCGTCGCGCTCGTGCTTCGCTTTGATTTCGGCTTCCAACGCATTCACTGGGGCTGGACACTTGCGGTCATCGGTGTTGCCGTGATCCTGCAACTGATCGGTGGCTGGGCGTTTTGGATTTACCGATCCAGGTACGCGATTGGTAGCTTCGACGAGGTACGTGCACTCGTGCTCAACGTGACCGCGGTCACGGTCGTCACCTGGGTATTCGCTTACCTTGTGGGGTACGGCAACGGTATTCCCAGAAGCACACTCATCATTGCCGCTCCAATTACGTTCACGTTCATGGGGGTCGTGCGGTACCTGTTTCGTGAGACTGCCGAGCGCAACCTCAAGCCCGCACGAGCAGAGCGGATCCTCCTGTATGGATCTGGATACCTTGGCGTGCAGACCGCAAAACGTCTGCTCACCGATGCGAAGTCGTCCTACCTCCCGGTCGGTTTTCTTGACGATGACCCTGCGAAGCGCAACCAGGAGGTGCGCGGCGTCAAGGTTCTTGGAAGCATTGACGATCTTGAGCGTGCGGTGCGATCCACTGCTGCGACGTCGGTGCTCGTGTGCATTGGCGACGCAGATGCCGCGATGTTGCGCCGACTCGACGCGTCAGCTGACAAACTCGGCATTAACGTGATGGTGTTGCCGCCGCTCGATCAGCTGCTCAACAATTCTGCGTCTCTGTCAAACGTGCGCGAGCTCTCGATCGAAGACATCATCGGCCGCCACCCTGTGCGCCTCGACACCACCTCGATCGCAGATTATCTGCAGGGCAAGCGCGTGCTCGTGACTGGCGCTGGCGGATCCATCGGCTCGGAGCTCTGCAGACAGCTCGTCAACTTCGCCCCGGCCGAGCTCATCATGCTGGATCGCGATGAGACCGCTCTGCAAGAGGCGCAGATTTCGATCGTCGGTCACGGGCTTCTCGACACGAAGGACGTGGTGCTCGCAGATATCCGCGACGAGAAGACGCTCAAGGACATCTTCTGCGACCGCAAGCCCGAAGTTGTGTTTCACGCTGCGGCGCTCAAGCACCTTCCGATGCTTGAACAGTATCCCGATGAGGCATGGAAGACGAACGTGCTCGGTACGCTCAATGTGCTGAACGCAGCGCGCGCGGCCAACGTAGGTACCTTCGTGAATGTCTCCACTGACAAGGCTGCGAACCCAACGAGCGTGCTTGGGCATTCAAAGCGCGTTGCAGAGAAACTCACCGGGTGGATGGCGGGGGAGACCGGCGGGCGATACCTGTCGGTGCGGTTCGGCAATGTTCTTGGGAGCCGCGGATCTATGCTGCCAACGTTCCGCCATCTCATCGAGAAGGGCGGGCCAGTGACGGTGACCCACCCAGACGCGACACGATTCTTCATGACAATTCCTGAGGCGTCACAACTCGTGATTCAAGCCGGGGGCATCGGCCGTCCGGGTGAGGTGCTCATTCTCGATATGGGGGAGCCCGTGCGCATTCTCGATGTTGCGAAGCGCATGATCGCTCAGTCAGGCAAGAACATCGAGATCGTCTTCACTGGGCTCCGTCATGGCGAGAAGCTCCACGAAGTACTCACCGGCGACGGTGAGGGCGATGAACGGCCATTCCATCCGAAGATCTCGCACGCTCATATCGGGGTTATTAGCCCGAATATCCTTGACCATGAGGGGTGGATCGCACGGATGGATCTCACCAAAGAAGCCGAAGGGCGAGTGCATTGA
- a CDS encoding UDP-phosphate alpha-N-acetyl-D-fucosaminephosphotransferase, translating to MITATMLVVLVSFVITFLLSLLLPFVVKPLLVRLGVVDVPNERSSHEKPVLRGLGLAVLIAIVLVEAVFTVLTASTDPDGTAWKYLLIITLGTMCSGFLGLSEDLKGISVPVRSAVLLLIATTTSVAVIWLTRALYSAPTFGWNPLPWVTTVSVWVLVLLGIYGVLFISSYINVANFMDGLNGISGFHGVIAGLTFAAAGYLTPGAGWLIIAGLVLAAGFAGFLPWNLTKPGAFLGDVGSYLLGGAVAITSFTALIAGVPVLATIGPMIIYFGDVGTTLVKRVRAGHKWDEPHKEHAYQRLQQLGMSHVAASGVNAAFTVAASLLGLLSLLVAPVWWILLLVLGIALVVLYQLTPRLLSRKMTA from the coding sequence TTGATTACTGCAACGATGCTCGTTGTCTTGGTGTCATTTGTCATCACATTTTTGTTGAGCCTGCTTCTGCCTTTTGTGGTGAAGCCACTTCTTGTGCGGCTCGGTGTTGTGGACGTGCCGAACGAGCGCTCCTCACACGAGAAGCCGGTGCTCCGCGGGCTCGGCTTGGCCGTGCTCATCGCGATCGTGCTGGTTGAAGCGGTCTTCACCGTACTGACAGCCAGCACAGATCCCGACGGGACCGCATGGAAGTATCTCCTCATCATCACCCTGGGTACGATGTGCTCGGGATTCCTGGGACTGAGCGAGGACCTCAAAGGCATCAGTGTTCCGGTGCGGAGCGCGGTTCTGCTGCTCATCGCGACTACGACTTCTGTCGCGGTGATCTGGCTCACGCGAGCACTGTATTCGGCACCCACGTTTGGGTGGAATCCGCTTCCATGGGTGACGACGGTGTCTGTGTGGGTGCTCGTGCTCCTCGGAATTTACGGCGTCTTGTTCATTTCGAGTTACATCAACGTCGCGAACTTCATGGATGGGCTCAATGGAATCAGCGGATTCCACGGCGTTATCGCCGGACTCACGTTCGCAGCGGCCGGATACCTCACGCCGGGAGCCGGCTGGCTCATCATCGCTGGTCTCGTGCTCGCTGCGGGTTTCGCCGGTTTCTTGCCGTGGAACCTCACCAAACCCGGTGCATTCTTGGGTGATGTCGGCAGCTACCTGCTTGGCGGTGCCGTAGCGATCACGAGTTTCACAGCACTCATTGCAGGGGTGCCGGTACTCGCCACGATCGGGCCAATGATCATTTATTTCGGCGATGTGGGAACAACGCTCGTGAAGCGGGTGCGCGCTGGCCATAAGTGGGATGAGCCGCACAAAGAGCACGCCTACCAGCGCCTGCAGCAACTGGGCATGTCACACGTCGCAGCCTCGGGCGTGAATGCCGCATTCACCGTGGCAGCTTCGTTGCTTGGGCTCCTGTCCTTGCTGGTAGCGCCGGTGTGGTGGATCCTGCTCCTCGTGCTCGGTATTGCGCTCGTGGTGTTGTACCAGCTCACTCCGCGGCTACTGTCGCGCAAGATGACTGCCTAG
- a CDS encoding flavin reductase family protein, whose product MSEEASTHRVIDPSVLYLGTPVYLVGTKNPDGSTNLAPASSHFALGRMIVLGLEEGGQSLDNARRHGEITVSFPSAEQWQHVERLAGVTGKNPVPDDKRDAYAFEPAKFNRAGLTPLAGDEVSVDLVAEAPIQLEALVRRITPGVAGIYGIVEAEVVRVHAQHEVTVAGTNHIDPEAWHPLIYAYRHFYDRGAEIGWTRKTPFPTAPEPIDRWEASGGAWRVAADTGTTATVELLRCDGGEVVDQLTLTDQRDLRWARVQLAIGGKA is encoded by the coding sequence GTGAGCGAAGAAGCCAGTACCCATCGTGTGATAGATCCAAGCGTGCTGTATTTGGGCACCCCCGTGTATTTGGTGGGTACGAAGAACCCAGACGGATCCACCAACCTCGCACCGGCATCGAGCCACTTTGCGCTCGGTCGCATGATCGTGCTCGGCCTCGAGGAGGGTGGCCAGTCACTCGATAACGCCAGGCGCCACGGGGAGATCACAGTGAGTTTTCCGTCTGCTGAGCAATGGCAACACGTCGAGCGCCTCGCGGGTGTGACTGGGAAGAACCCCGTGCCTGACGACAAACGCGACGCGTATGCGTTTGAACCAGCCAAGTTTAATCGTGCAGGCCTAACGCCACTTGCGGGGGATGAGGTTTCGGTGGATCTGGTGGCCGAAGCACCGATTCAGCTCGAGGCACTTGTTCGGCGCATCACCCCTGGTGTCGCTGGCATCTACGGCATTGTCGAGGCTGAGGTCGTTCGCGTGCATGCACAGCATGAAGTAACGGTCGCGGGTACGAACCACATTGACCCTGAGGCGTGGCATCCGCTCATTTACGCCTACCGGCACTTCTACGACCGGGGAGCTGAAATCGGGTGGACCAGGAAAACTCCGTTCCCTACAGCGCCAGAACCCATCGACAGATGGGAAGCGAGTGGCGGCGCCTGGCGGGTTGCCGCAGACACGGGAACCACCGCGACCGTTGAGCTGCTTCGCTGCGATGGTGGCGAAGTGGTGGATCAACTCACCCTCACCGACCAACGCGATCTTCGGTGGGCCAGAGTGCAACTCGCGATCGGGGGCAAGGCATGA